A window of Mucilaginibacter paludis DSM 18603 contains these coding sequences:
- a CDS encoding helix-turn-helix domain-containing protein — protein MSKHTFEEKLDVVSQVRKGKPILRISRERHIREGMILEWVRKYDLYGESGLLKQPNVKPTPDFKEEVVRLVIGKKVPLNQVVLEYRLSKTALERWVRSVRVEGYAVLYQQKNPGRPPKCMGRSKKLEPETEVEKLQAENSRLRAENALLKKVTALVKEKEARERMSGQKPSKN, from the coding sequence ATGTCAAAGCACACATTTGAAGAGAAACTTGATGTAGTTTCTCAAGTAAGAAAGGGAAAGCCGATTCTACGGATATCCCGCGAACGCCATATCCGTGAAGGCATGATATTGGAATGGGTTCGGAAATATGATCTTTATGGCGAAAGTGGGCTGCTCAAACAACCTAACGTCAAGCCCACGCCTGATTTCAAAGAAGAAGTTGTAAGGCTTGTCATAGGAAAAAAAGTACCTTTAAATCAGGTTGTTCTGGAATATAGATTAAGCAAGACTGCTTTAGAGCGCTGGGTAAGATCAGTACGGGTTGAGGGATATGCAGTACTATACCAGCAAAAGAATCCTGGACGACCACCTAAATGCATGGGAAGATCAAAGAAGCTTGAACCTGAAACAGAAGTAGAGAAGCTCCAGGCGGAAAATAGCCGTTTGCGGGCGGAGAACGCACTATTAAAAAAAGTCACGGCCTTAGTCAAGGAAAAAGAAGCCCGCGAACGCATGAGTGGGCAAAAGCCATCGAAGAACTAA
- a CDS encoding porin family protein codes for MKKLVLMLVVFTAIVIKGFSQTASENQSFGKKLLGKMEFGLTAGGNASNFTNANFPTDPLPGFQAGLTVAYKFTDNFMVQEEFLYAMQGAKVKGGILGTQDIKLSYAAVPILFKYRTNSGLFVEGGPQAGFKIKEDMVGYTDAQFFKKIDFGVVGGIGYKSSIGLGIDARYVYGLQKVQENPSVILGDFKNNSIQASIFYVF; via the coding sequence ATGAAAAAATTAGTATTGATGTTAGTGGTATTTACCGCTATAGTAATCAAAGGATTTAGCCAGACAGCGTCGGAAAACCAAAGCTTCGGCAAGAAGTTGTTAGGTAAAATGGAATTCGGACTGACGGCAGGCGGTAATGCCAGTAATTTTACCAATGCCAATTTCCCGACAGATCCCTTGCCGGGTTTCCAGGCCGGACTTACCGTAGCCTATAAGTTCACCGACAATTTCATGGTTCAGGAAGAGTTTCTTTACGCCATGCAGGGAGCCAAAGTTAAGGGAGGTATCTTAGGCACACAGGATATTAAACTGTCTTATGCTGCTGTTCCGATCCTTTTTAAATACCGCACGAATTCGGGTTTATTCGTAGAAGGCGGTCCGCAGGCCGGATTTAAAATTAAAGAGGATATGGTTGGTTATACGGACGCGCAATTTTTCAAAAAGATTGACTTTGGCGTGGTCGGTGGCATCGGTTATAAATCCAGCATTGGTTTAGGGATCGACGCCCGCTATGTTTACGGTTTGCAGAAGGTTCAGGAAAATCCGTCGGTGATCTTAGGAGATTTTAAAAATAATAGCATCCAAGCCAGTATATTTTACGTTTTTTAA
- a CDS encoding LytR/AlgR family response regulator transcription factor, giving the protein MNIVIIEDEEIVADELEINLRKLIHQPVDIIKLRSVKEGVAYFKSNDAPDLIFSDIQLGDGLSFEIFVSEQVAVPVIFCTAYDEYALDAFKANGIDYILKPFTRQTLNAALEKYMQLKKIFSVDQTPQYDALLKLLSGKEGQKAASVLVYHLDKIIPINLEDIAMFYLENNVTNLLTYSGKTYFPNKNLDELERLSGNSFFRANRQYLVCRKAIVDVSNFFSRKLSLNLKVAHPEKVIVSKGKAAQFLSWLANG; this is encoded by the coding sequence ATGAATATCGTAATCATTGAGGATGAGGAAATAGTTGCAGATGAACTGGAAATCAATCTCCGTAAACTGATCCACCAACCGGTTGATATCATCAAACTTCGGTCTGTTAAGGAGGGAGTTGCCTATTTTAAAAGTAATGATGCACCAGACCTGATCTTCAGCGATATCCAGTTAGGCGATGGTTTAAGTTTCGAGATCTTTGTAAGTGAGCAGGTTGCCGTTCCGGTCATTTTTTGTACCGCATACGATGAGTATGCTTTAGATGCTTTTAAAGCTAATGGCATCGATTACATTCTAAAGCCATTTACCCGCCAGACACTGAACGCCGCATTAGAAAAATACATGCAGCTAAAGAAAATATTTTCAGTTGATCAAACGCCGCAATATGATGCGCTTCTAAAATTGTTGTCCGGAAAAGAAGGGCAGAAAGCGGCTTCGGTATTAGTTTACCACCTCGACAAGATCATTCCGATCAACCTGGAAGACATCGCCATGTTCTACCTGGAAAACAATGTTACCAATTTACTTACTTACTCCGGCAAGACATACTTTCCCAACAAGAATCTCGATGAACTTGAACGCTTGTCTGGTAATTCTTTTTTCCGTGCTAACCGTCAATACCTTGTTTGCCGAAAAGCGATCGTTGATGTTTCCAATTTTTTTTCCAGGAAACTATCCTTAAATCTTAAGGTAGCACATCCTGAAAAGGTTATCGTCAGTAAAGGAAAAGCGGCCCAGTTCTTAAGCTGGCTCGCTAACGGATAA
- a CDS encoding sensor histidine kinase, with translation MQEKLPLKRLVRLTWLQTIIIGFIFYLVASNTDRPLQHIIAFTLLTMSGVLLVGYSDISLMIVLAKKNSIRSKKFSLSRSLLSYPISVLIYLLLRPAFGFFQDKQWSFWDFGSFLAFVGSGIVINTLITLLHNSVLLYEHKMHSELELSRLKTAHTEAMNLALKQQIHPHFLFNALNTLKALYHKDTQIADEYIVHMANFLRASIYHHSDHVSRLKEEVSLLLDYLEMQRIRFGAALDCTIDLPAEILEGYFLPSFSLQPLLENAIKHNNFTIEAPLQVVINQSGGWLVISNNIQKKNIKVASANYGLANLAERYKLWSGDEIIIVEKENTFTVSIKLLAHEYRNH, from the coding sequence ATGCAGGAAAAGTTACCTTTAAAGCGACTGGTGCGCCTGACCTGGTTACAGACGATCATTATTGGTTTTATCTTTTATCTGGTAGCATCTAACACGGACCGGCCACTTCAGCATATCATTGCTTTTACGCTGCTCACCATGTCCGGAGTTTTGTTGGTCGGCTATTCCGACATTTCTTTAATGATCGTTTTAGCTAAAAAAAATTCGATCAGGTCAAAAAAATTCTCGCTGTCGCGCTCTTTGTTAAGTTACCCGATCAGTGTGCTGATCTACTTGTTGTTGAGGCCTGCATTCGGTTTTTTCCAAGACAAACAGTGGTCATTTTGGGACTTTGGTTCATTTCTGGCTTTTGTCGGGTCGGGTATTGTAATCAATACTTTAATTACCCTGCTTCACAATTCAGTTTTATTATACGAGCATAAAATGCATAGTGAGCTCGAATTATCCAGGTTAAAAACGGCCCACACAGAAGCGATGAACCTCGCTTTAAAGCAGCAAATCCATCCACATTTTTTATTCAACGCGCTAAATACCTTAAAAGCGCTTTACCATAAAGACACGCAAATTGCCGATGAATATATTGTCCATATGGCTAACTTTTTAAGGGCCTCTATTTATCATCACAGCGACCATGTTTCCCGTTTAAAAGAGGAGGTGAGTTTGCTTTTAGATTACCTGGAAATGCAGCGCATCAGGTTTGGTGCGGCGCTGGATTGCACGATCGATCTGCCTGCTGAAATTTTGGAAGGGTATTTCCTGCCTTCCTTTTCACTCCAGCCGCTATTGGAGAATGCCATTAAACACAACAACTTTACAATAGAAGCTCCCCTGCAGGTGGTCATCAATCAAAGCGGCGGCTGGCTGGTGATCAGCAATAATATTCAAAAGAAAAATATAAAGGTTGCCTCGGCCAATTATGGATTAGCTAATCTTGCAGAGCGGTATAAACTCTGGTCGGGAGATGAAATCATTATCGTCGAAAAAGAAAATACATTTACAGTAAGTATTAAATTGTTAGCTCATGAATATCGTAATCATTGA
- a CDS encoding DUF2141 domain-containing protein, with translation MKKITVSSINPFIGLLLIFFGSSIQAQELPVKVIGIRSLKGNIIINVFKDQTSYDDEKPFKQFKFDKKPMDKGTMTLKLALEPGTYGITLLDDENSNGKIDKNLIRIPKEGFGFSNFFMTKMKKPAFEDFKIDLKAHPVVEIKVKYM, from the coding sequence ATGAAAAAAATTACGGTATCCAGCATTAACCCATTCATCGGTTTGCTGTTGATTTTCTTTGGCTCCTCTATACAGGCTCAGGAGTTGCCGGTCAAAGTGATCGGCATCAGGTCCCTTAAGGGTAATATCATCATTAACGTCTTCAAAGACCAGACGAGTTATGATGATGAAAAACCTTTTAAGCAATTCAAATTTGACAAAAAGCCCATGGATAAAGGCACCATGACCCTAAAGTTAGCGCTGGAACCCGGCACTTATGGTATCACCCTGCTGGATGATGAGAACAGCAACGGAAAGATTGATAAAAACCTGATCAGGATACCTAAAGAGGGTTTCGGTTTCTCCAATTTCTTTATGACGAAAATGAAAAAGCCGGCTTTTGAGGATTTTAAGATCGATTTGAAAGCCCACCCGGTGGTGGAGATCAAAGTAAAATATATGTAA
- a CDS encoding DUF4397 domain-containing protein yields the protein MKTAIYKKLFTGIAMVIAVALISSCKKNTIDPSGQFNIKVVNASATAGAQSFTLAGNVLVNGGLNYTDASAYINTASGKNMVTEFKNAGTNTVYASGSLYTTNGVSFTVYLAGSGSNARVKNFEDDLGAPNNGQVKIKFIHLSDKAPNIVTIKNSNGDEYSGSLVRDLATGYKYVTPGSLTVQVAGLTSKNIVGNYTFSDLQAGKIYSLYLTDDANGNVVMNKIAHN from the coding sequence ATGAAAACAGCAATTTATAAAAAGCTATTTACAGGTATAGCCATGGTCATAGCAGTAGCCTTAATTTCTTCCTGCAAGAAAAACACCATCGACCCATCCGGGCAGTTCAACATTAAAGTCGTTAATGCTTCGGCAACGGCAGGAGCGCAGAGTTTTACATTGGCCGGAAATGTGCTGGTCAATGGCGGGTTGAATTATACCGACGCCTCTGCTTACATCAATACCGCTTCAGGGAAAAATATGGTCACGGAGTTTAAAAATGCCGGAACAAACACAGTGTATGCTTCCGGGTCACTTTATACAACTAACGGCGTGAGCTTTACCGTTTACCTGGCCGGTTCCGGTTCAAATGCCAGGGTTAAAAACTTTGAAGATGATCTGGGCGCACCCAATAATGGGCAGGTAAAGATTAAATTTATTCATCTTAGTGATAAGGCCCCTAATATCGTCACCATTAAAAATTCAAACGGAGATGAGTATTCCGGTTCACTTGTCAGGGATCTGGCTACCGGTTATAAATATGTAACGCCGGGTTCGCTTACTGTACAGGTCGCAGGTCTTACATCTAAAAACATCGTCGGCAACTACACTTTTTCCGATCTGCAAGCAGGTAAAATTTATTCGTTGTATTTAACCGATGATGCGAATGGAAACGTGGTGATGAATAAGATAGCCCACAATTAA
- a CDS encoding serine hydrolase domain-containing protein codes for MKILRSLLTLLFFCTLLPGKPAAQTLNARIDEYFTALTRLKKFNGGIYVSANGHDVLKKVYNISGDPKSSLRVANSSQFDIHSISKLMAYSILVKLQQEHQVKLTDTLSKYLPQFPNSSQITVDQLLHHRSGLPRELTNKPNSVLSLNPEQIMAAISKEKLEFAPGTDTRYSNLGYEVIYYLIRKITGKPFVQCVKTYIFDPLQMKASGAHFFISHANLKRPALNHQVRDGVLTRVPNITQDEFSTARIYSATSDLMRYLKLLNKEPYLSAMRDAQGVIQKNGGSDGIRAQIYTHTVRNYSFVLLANDDDIPFQQIITDLVNMLEGKPYQVPAEINRKGAPLAPAILQRYTGSYDFAEANHTRLEFRVEAGQLALYQDDKKETSLFAENERVFFDDPKSADGFEFIPQGDGWQVSWTYHGSKFKGLKAEKL; via the coding sequence ATGAAGATACTTAGAAGCCTTTTGACGCTATTGTTTTTTTGTACGCTGTTGCCGGGAAAACCCGCTGCGCAAACGTTGAACGCGCGCATTGATGAATATTTTACCGCATTAACACGGCTGAAGAAATTTAACGGCGGCATCTATGTCAGCGCTAATGGCCACGACGTTTTGAAGAAAGTTTATAATATTTCCGGAGACCCAAAAAGCAGCCTCCGGGTGGCCAATAGCAGCCAGTTTGATATTCATTCCATCAGTAAGCTAATGGCTTACAGTATATTAGTTAAGCTGCAGCAGGAGCACCAGGTAAAACTAACGGATACCTTAAGTAAATACCTGCCGCAGTTCCCCAACAGCAGCCAGATCACGGTCGACCAGTTGCTGCACCACCGTTCAGGCCTGCCTCGTGAACTGACGAACAAGCCGAATAGCGTGCTATCGCTGAATCCGGAGCAGATCATGGCCGCCATTAGCAAAGAAAAACTGGAGTTTGCCCCCGGCACCGATACGCGCTACTCCAATCTGGGTTACGAGGTCATCTACTACCTGATCCGGAAGATCACCGGTAAACCTTTCGTGCAATGCGTGAAAACCTATATTTTTGATCCTCTGCAAATGAAAGCTTCGGGTGCCCACTTTTTCATCAGCCATGCCAATTTGAAGCGCCCCGCCCTAAACCATCAGGTACGGGACGGTGTGCTCACGCGGGTGCCTAATATTACGCAGGATGAGTTTTCTACGGCCCGTATTTATTCTGCCACGAGCGACCTGATGCGCTATCTGAAGTTACTTAATAAGGAACCTTACCTGTCTGCCATGCGCGACGCGCAGGGTGTGATTCAAAAGAATGGCGGCTCGGATGGGATCAGGGCACAAATATACACCCATACAGTACGGAATTACAGCTTTGTGTTATTAGCCAATGATGACGACATCCCCTTTCAACAAATCATCACGGATCTGGTGAATATGCTGGAGGGAAAGCCTTATCAGGTTCCGGCGGAGATCAACCGTAAAGGCGCACCACTGGCTCCAGCAATCCTGCAGCGGTATACCGGCTCGTATGATTTTGCAGAAGCAAACCATACCCGTTTGGAATTCAGGGTAGAAGCGGGACAATTAGCACTTTACCAGGACGATAAAAAAGAAACTTCCCTGTTCGCTGAAAATGAAAGGGTGTTTTTTGACGACCCGAAATCGGCAGACGGATTTGAATTTATCCCGCAAGGCGATGGCTGGCAGGTAAGCTGGACCTACCATGGGTCGAAATTTAAAGGCCTGAAAGCTGAAAAGCTTTAG
- a CDS encoding serine hydrolase domain-containing protein: protein MHHPLKKTSILLLTALMLFCVKLPAQVRSLSGHSLDNAALSTYIKKQMDSLKIPGAAVCIINHKQVVYQHVFGYANLEQKRPVDAHTLFEAASMTKPLFAYYVNLLAQTGEISLDKPLYQYLPLPDLDYDPRYQKNAASSLLATSNDYAPFLSAVLSNHGHELNKKIEALVINGQ from the coding sequence ATGCATCATCCGCTCAAAAAAACAAGCATCTTACTGTTAACGGCCCTAATGCTATTTTGCGTAAAATTGCCGGCCCAGGTCAGGAGCCTGTCCGGCCATTCGCTGGATAACGCGGCCCTGAGTACCTATATCAAAAAGCAGATGGATTCGCTGAAGATACCGGGCGCTGCTGTTTGCATCATCAACCACAAACAGGTGGTTTACCAGCATGTTTTCGGTTATGCCAACCTGGAACAAAAGCGGCCTGTGGACGCCCATACTTTGTTCGAGGCAGCATCCATGACCAAACCTTTGTTCGCTTACTATGTGAACTTGCTCGCTCAAACAGGGGAGATCAGTTTGGATAAGCCACTATATCAGTACTTGCCACTTCCAGACCTGGATTATGACCCGCGTTATCAAAAGAACGCCGCTTCCAGTTTACTCGCTACCAGTAACGATTACGCACCCTTCCTCTCTGCGGTACTGAGCAATCATGGGCATGAATTAAACAAAAAGATCGAAGCCTTAGTGATCAACGGACAATAA